Proteins co-encoded in one Burkholderia ambifaria AMMD genomic window:
- a CDS encoding PhoX family protein encodes MPALPNASRRQALKILAGAPMLPLSGLALPALLTGCGGDDNPTATPAAAAYTSAAFSAMAAPSLDNAAAMATTTVGSTLSVSFSDGSSRNFKLAYRPFFVTGDMVPDGKGGTTLAGGYYDINNQPIIDRSVAGKERQFYSDCPDGSSLLTLKNANVAGVKGNTVFAVVQFEYTTRDQASASQYGQLPSPIAVITLDQDPSSGALKVVKYHNVDTSSAHGLWITCGASLSPWGTHLSSEEYEPDATKAATDTQFKAFSKNTFGDETKANPYHYGHLPEITVNPDGTGTVKKHYCLGRISHELIQVMPDQRTVMMGDDATNGGLFMFVADKAADLSAGTLYVAKWTQTSSAGAGSATLTWIRIGHATSSEIETLANTLKASDIMDLTTTDPSDASYTKIHFGGKFNWMRVKPGMEKAAAFLETHRYAALIGGSMAFTKLEGTTVNAKDKIVYTAMSRIETSMVKGNAVSRDVAVDKKIAAGAVYALNLKAGQRDTSGGAIDSEWVPVDMGAPAALVGEDLAAADALGNLANPDKIANPDNLKFSEKLRTLFIGEDSGMHVNNFLWAYNVDTKSLARVLSCPAGAESTGLHAVDEINGWTYVMSNFQHVGDWETPLHDKVKSTLDPLVRANYKDRFGACVGYLTAEPTSIKLAKA; translated from the coding sequence ATGCCCGCGTTGCCCAATGCTTCCCGTCGTCAGGCCCTGAAGATCCTCGCCGGCGCGCCCATGCTGCCCCTCTCCGGCCTCGCGCTGCCGGCTCTCCTGACCGGTTGCGGTGGCGACGACAATCCGACGGCGACGCCGGCCGCCGCCGCATACACGTCGGCGGCGTTCTCGGCGATGGCCGCGCCCTCGCTCGACAACGCGGCCGCGATGGCCACGACGACGGTCGGCTCGACGCTGTCGGTGTCGTTCTCGGACGGCTCGTCGCGCAACTTCAAGCTGGCGTACCGGCCGTTCTTCGTGACGGGCGACATGGTGCCGGACGGCAAGGGCGGCACGACGCTCGCGGGCGGCTACTACGACATCAACAACCAGCCGATCATCGACCGCTCGGTGGCCGGCAAGGAGCGCCAGTTCTATTCGGACTGCCCGGACGGCAGCTCGCTGCTGACGCTGAAGAACGCGAACGTCGCCGGCGTGAAGGGCAACACGGTGTTCGCGGTCGTGCAGTTCGAATACACGACGCGCGACCAGGCGAGCGCATCGCAGTACGGCCAGCTGCCGTCGCCGATCGCGGTGATCACGCTCGATCAGGATCCGTCCAGCGGCGCGCTGAAGGTCGTCAAGTACCACAACGTCGACACGTCGAGCGCGCACGGCCTGTGGATCACCTGCGGCGCGAGCCTGTCGCCGTGGGGCACGCACCTGTCGAGCGAGGAATACGAGCCGGACGCGACGAAGGCCGCAACCGATACGCAGTTCAAGGCATTCAGCAAGAACACGTTCGGCGACGAGACGAAGGCGAACCCCTATCACTACGGCCACCTGCCCGAGATCACGGTGAACCCGGACGGCACCGGCACGGTGAAGAAGCACTATTGCCTCGGCCGCATCTCGCACGAGCTGATCCAGGTGATGCCGGACCAGCGCACCGTGATGATGGGTGACGACGCCACCAACGGCGGCCTGTTCATGTTCGTCGCCGACAAGGCGGCCGACCTGTCGGCCGGCACGCTGTACGTCGCGAAGTGGACGCAGACGTCGTCCGCCGGCGCCGGCAGCGCGACGCTGACGTGGATCAGGATCGGCCACGCGACGAGCAGCGAGATCGAGACGCTCGCGAACACGCTGAAGGCGTCGGACATCATGGACCTGACGACGACCGACCCGAGCGACGCGAGCTACACGAAGATCCACTTCGGCGGCAAGTTCAACTGGATGCGCGTGAAGCCGGGGATGGAAAAGGCGGCCGCGTTCCTCGAGACGCACCGCTATGCGGCGCTGATCGGCGGCAGCATGGCGTTCACGAAGCTCGAAGGCACGACGGTGAACGCGAAGGACAAGATCGTCTACACGGCGATGTCGCGCATCGAGACGTCGATGGTCAAGGGCAACGCGGTGTCGCGCGACGTCGCGGTGGACAAGAAGATCGCCGCGGGCGCCGTCTATGCGCTGAACCTGAAGGCCGGCCAGCGCGACACGTCGGGCGGCGCGATCGACAGCGAATGGGTGCCGGTCGACATGGGCGCGCCGGCGGCGCTCGTCGGCGAGGACCTCGCCGCGGCCGACGCGCTCGGCAACCTCGCGAATCCGGACAAGATCGCGAACCCCGACAACCTGAAGTTCTCGGAAAAGCTGCGCACGCTCTTCATCGGCGAAGACTCGGGCATGCACGTCAACAACTTCCTGTGGGCGTACAACGTCGACACGAAGTCGCTCGCGCGCGTGCTGTCGTGCCCGGCCGGCGCCGAATCGACGGGCCTGCACGCGGTCGACGAGATCAACGGCTGGACCTACGTCATGAGCAACTTCCAGCACGTGGGCGACTGGGAGACGCCGCTGCACGACAAGGTCAAGTCGACGCTCGACCCGCTCGTGCGCGCGAACTACAAGGACCGCTTCGGCGCCTGCGTCGGCTACCTGACGGCCGAGCCGACCAGCATCAAGCTCGCGAAGGCCTGA
- a CDS encoding alpha/beta fold hydrolase: MSTTTPSIVHHTVTANGIRQHFIDAGSGPVVVLLHGFPETSFAWRFQIPVLAQRYRVIVPDLRGYGETDKPAAGYDKRNMARDLVALLDTLGIGRIALVGHDRGARVATRFAKDFPERLERLVVMDNVPTRIVAQNMTAQTARAYWFFLFHQVADLPEALIAGKEAEWLSYFFSDWCYNPHAISGEAFDTYVRAYRRPGAVRGALADYRANAEDVQQDLADADVKIACPTMAIWGEDFYAVGKMFDMKSVWESMATHLRAEPIAQCGHLPQEEQPERVNALLLDFLKSWEG; encoded by the coding sequence ATGTCCACCACCACGCCTTCGATCGTTCACCACACCGTCACTGCGAACGGAATTCGACAACATTTCATCGACGCGGGCAGCGGGCCTGTCGTGGTCCTGCTGCACGGTTTCCCGGAAACCAGCTTCGCATGGCGCTTCCAGATTCCCGTCCTGGCACAACGCTACCGCGTCATCGTGCCCGACCTGCGCGGCTACGGCGAAACCGACAAGCCGGCCGCCGGGTACGACAAACGCAACATGGCCCGCGATCTCGTCGCATTGCTCGACACGCTTGGCATCGGCCGAATCGCGCTGGTCGGGCACGATCGCGGCGCACGCGTCGCGACACGCTTCGCGAAGGACTTCCCCGAGCGCCTCGAGCGCCTTGTCGTGATGGACAACGTGCCGACCCGCATCGTCGCGCAGAACATGACAGCCCAGACGGCACGCGCGTACTGGTTCTTCCTGTTTCATCAGGTAGCGGACCTGCCCGAAGCACTGATCGCCGGCAAGGAAGCCGAGTGGCTCAGCTACTTCTTCTCCGACTGGTGCTACAACCCGCACGCCATTTCCGGCGAGGCGTTCGACACGTATGTCCGGGCCTATCGTCGTCCCGGCGCCGTCCGTGGCGCACTCGCCGACTACCGCGCGAACGCGGAAGACGTCCAACAGGATCTCGCCGACGCCGATGTGAAGATCGCATGCCCGACCATGGCGATCTGGGGTGAGGATTTCTACGCGGTCGGCAAGATGTTCGACATGAAATCCGTCTGGGAAAGCATGGCGACACATCTTCGGGCCGAGCCCATCGCGCAATGCGGCCACCTTCCGCAGGAAGAACAGCCGGAACGCGTCAACGCGCTGCTGCTCGATTTCCTGAAGAGCTGGGAAGGTTGA
- a CDS encoding FAD binding domain-containing protein, producing the protein MNDVSTPRALVIGGSVGGLFTATALRAAGWHVSVFEQSPSELDSRGGGIVLQPPIVRAFAFGGVPMPGDTGVDSSERIYLDEGDRVVQQMRMPQTQTAWNVIYTALKRALPAGVVHAGETFERLDSDGARVTAHFASGRVEHADLLVGADGGRSGVRAQLLPDSQPTYAGYVAWRGLVDEHDLPDQVLRVLRNRFTFQQGDAHLFLTYLVPGRDGTVEPGKRRVNWVWYRRLSYDKLPELFLSRDGTQRDGSLPPGAMRDDYRSELVDAARNLLAPTLAALVDATHAPFAQSIRDLVVERMVFGRAVLLGDAACLVRPHTAAGVAKAADNAVGLAEAMQAFARGTAFDAALSRWERDQQKINASLSALGISLGTRIMGST; encoded by the coding sequence ATGAACGACGTATCGACGCCGCGGGCACTCGTGATCGGGGGATCGGTAGGCGGACTCTTCACGGCAACTGCGCTGCGTGCGGCAGGATGGCACGTCAGCGTGTTCGAACAGTCGCCGAGCGAGCTCGATAGCCGCGGCGGAGGCATCGTCCTGCAGCCGCCGATCGTCCGCGCGTTCGCATTCGGCGGCGTACCGATGCCGGGCGATACCGGCGTGGATTCGAGCGAGCGGATCTATCTCGACGAGGGTGACCGGGTCGTGCAGCAAATGCGCATGCCGCAAACCCAGACTGCGTGGAATGTGATCTATACGGCGCTGAAGCGCGCGCTGCCAGCGGGCGTCGTCCATGCAGGCGAGACGTTCGAGCGACTCGATTCCGATGGCGCGCGCGTCACCGCGCATTTCGCGAGCGGCCGCGTAGAACACGCGGATCTGCTCGTCGGCGCGGATGGCGGGCGCTCCGGCGTGCGCGCGCAACTGCTGCCCGATTCGCAACCCACCTATGCGGGCTACGTTGCGTGGCGCGGGCTCGTCGACGAACATGACCTGCCCGATCAGGTACTTCGCGTGCTGCGCAACCGCTTTACGTTTCAGCAGGGTGACGCACATCTGTTCCTGACCTACCTGGTGCCAGGCCGCGACGGCACCGTCGAGCCCGGCAAACGGCGCGTGAACTGGGTGTGGTACCGGCGTCTGTCGTACGACAAGCTACCTGAACTGTTTCTTTCCCGGGACGGCACACAGCGAGACGGATCGCTGCCGCCCGGTGCAATGCGCGACGACTATCGGTCGGAACTCGTCGACGCGGCCCGCAACCTGCTCGCGCCGACGCTCGCCGCGCTCGTCGACGCAACGCACGCGCCGTTCGCACAGTCAATTCGGGATCTTGTCGTCGAGCGAATGGTGTTCGGCCGCGCGGTACTGCTGGGCGACGCGGCTTGCCTTGTCCGCCCACATACCGCGGCCGGCGTGGCAAAGGCGGCGGACAATGCGGTTGGACTCGCCGAAGCGATGCAGGCTTTCGCGCGCGGCACGGCGTTCGACGCCGCACTGTCGCGTTGGGAACGCGATCAGCAGAAGATCAACGCTTCGCTATCGGCGCTCGGTATTTCACTGGGCACGCGCATCATGGGATCGACGTGA
- a CDS encoding IclR family transcriptional regulator, whose product MSISVTPPAPRDRESAPDEITALARGLAVLRRIAAADAPVSNRELTELTGIPKPTVSRITATLVSAGFLFQLPDSERFVLTASVLELSHGFLRNFDIRARSRPFMIELAERTSLSVHLAVRDRLDMVAIDVIRPRSAVLVTRLEIGSRMDIARTAVGRAYLAALEDDERRTLLDALRATAGDDWPHVSARLNPGLEDAMRAGHAIAIGEWREGLNAVAAGFVGPSGQRYSVNCGGASSQCSAEWLQEHVVPALHECIAKITREIGGAPARRSAA is encoded by the coding sequence GTGTCGATATCTGTAACGCCTCCCGCACCCCGGGACCGTGAATCGGCGCCGGACGAGATCACCGCGCTTGCGCGCGGCCTCGCCGTGCTGCGCCGCATCGCGGCCGCCGACGCCCCCGTCAGCAACCGCGAGCTGACCGAATTGACGGGCATCCCGAAGCCGACCGTGTCGCGCATCACGGCGACGCTCGTCAGCGCCGGCTTCCTGTTCCAGCTGCCCGACAGCGAGCGCTTCGTGCTGACCGCGTCGGTGCTGGAGCTGAGCCACGGCTTCCTGCGCAACTTCGACATCCGCGCGCGCTCGCGGCCGTTCATGATCGAACTCGCCGAACGCACGTCGCTGTCGGTGCACCTCGCGGTGCGCGACCGGCTCGACATGGTCGCGATCGACGTGATCCGGCCGCGCTCGGCGGTGCTGGTCACGCGCCTCGAGATCGGCTCGCGGATGGACATCGCACGCACCGCGGTCGGCCGCGCGTATCTCGCGGCGCTGGAGGACGACGAGCGGCGCACGCTGCTCGACGCGCTGCGCGCGACGGCCGGCGACGATTGGCCGCACGTGTCGGCGCGCCTGAACCCCGGGCTCGAGGACGCGATGCGCGCAGGCCACGCGATCGCGATCGGCGAATGGCGCGAAGGGCTGAACGCGGTCGCGGCCGGCTTCGTCGGCCCGTCGGGCCAGCGCTACTCGGTGAACTGCGGCGGCGCATCGAGCCAGTGTTCGGCCGAATGGCTGCAGGAACACGTGGTGCCCGCGCTGCACGAATGCATCGCGAAAATCACCCGCGAGATCGG